A segment of the Flavobacteriales bacterium genome:
GCCGGCGACCCAGGTCACTTCATTCGACGCGGTGAGGTCGATCCCGGTTGGGCTGGTGGCTGGCGGGATATAGGCGTAGGCATTGCCGGCTTGCGGACCAAGGAGCTCGCCATTGCACGAAACGGCCCCCACGTTCACCATGTTGGCGAACTGATCATTGCTGAAGGCCCCAGCGGCCAGGCCCGCGATGATCTCCTGCGGGCCCAGCGGCGTGCTGATGGTGACGTAGGCCCGCGTTGCGGCCAGCACGCCATCGGCATCGGAGAAGGAAGGAGTGGTGCTCGCCGTGCTATTGCCGGACCCACCACCAGGAGTGTCCGTGGAGGAGCCGTTATCCTCCTTCTCGCAGGCGGAGAGCACGAGTACGGAAGCAAGGCCAGCAATCGCGATGGAACGGGCGCTCATGTTCGTTGGCGGTTTGTTCGACACGAAGTTGCGGCCGCAGGGCATTCGTCGGGGGCCCTTCGCGCCGAAGAATTCAACAGCGCGGACGCATGCGGCTCACAGCGGGATGTTCCCGTGCTTCTTCCGTGGCAGCTTATCCACCTTGTTGCGTAGCATGTCGAGCGCGGCCATCACCTTGATGCGCGTCTGCGACGGGCGGATCACCTCGTCAACATAGCCGCGCGCGGCGGCCTCGTACGGGTTGGCGAACTGTTCCCTGTACTCGGCCTCTTTCTCTTTCCACTTCGCACCCTTATCGGCGGCCTTGGCGATCTCGCCCTTGAAGATGATTTCGGCGGCGCCCTTGGCGCCCATCACGGCGATCTCCGCGCTGGGCCAAGCGAAGTTCATGTCGCAGCCGATATGCTTGCTGTTCATCACATCGTAAGCGCCGCCGTATGCCTTTCGCGTGATGATGGTGATGCGCGGCACCGTGGCCTCGCTGAAGGCGTAGAGCAGCTTGGCGCCGTGGTTGATGATGCCGCGCCACTCTTGGTCGGTGCCGGGCAGGAAGCCGGGCACATCCACGAAGGTGATGAGCGGGATGTTGAAGGCATCGCAGAAGCGCACGAAGCGCGCGGCCTTGGTGCTGGCATCGATGTCGAGCACCCCGGCGAGCACAGCGGGCTGGTTGGCTACGCAGCCCACCGTGCGGCCCGCCACGCGAGCGAAGCCGATCACCATGTTGCGGGCGTACTCCGCATGCACCTCCATGCTGCTATCCGGGTCAATCACCGCGTTCATCACCTGCCTGATGTCGTAGGGCTGGTTGGGGTTGTCAGGGATGACCGTATCGAGCTCGGGTCGCAGCTCATCGCTCGGCACGTAGGGCAGCGCAGGCGGCTCCTCCTCGCAATTGCTGGGGATGTAGCCCACCAGCTGGCGCAATTGCCAGATGGCCTCGATCTCATTGGGTGCGGTGAAGTGCGCCACGCCGCTCTTGGTGGCGTGGGTGCTGGCGCCGCCGAGGTCCTCGCTGCTCACCTCCTCATGCGTCACGGTTTTCACCACGTTGGGGCCGGTCACGAACATGTAGCTGGTGCCTTCGGCCATGAGCACGAAGTCCGTTAGCGCCGGCGAGTACACGGCACCGCCCGCGCATGGGCCGAGGATGGCGCTGATCTGCGGTACCACGCCGCTGGCCCGCACGTTCCGGAAGAAGATGTCAGCATAGCCGCCGAGCGAGACCA
Coding sequences within it:
- a CDS encoding acyl-CoA carboxylase subunit beta, with amino-acid sequence MPAMKEQFDRLDQLTAKALEGGGKDRIEAQHKKGKLTARERIGLLLDEGSFQELGQLVTHRSSNFGLDKQKFLGDGVVTGYGTVGGRLVYVFSQDFTVLGGSLAEAHAQKICRVMDLAMQNGAPVIGLNDSGGARIQEGVVSLGGYADIFFRNVRASGVVPQISAILGPCAGGAVYSPALTDFVLMAEGTSYMFVTGPNVVKTVTHEEVSSEDLGGASTHATKSGVAHFTAPNEIEAIWQLRQLVGYIPSNCEEEPPALPYVPSDELRPELDTVIPDNPNQPYDIRQVMNAVIDPDSSMEVHAEYARNMVIGFARVAGRTVGCVANQPAVLAGVLDIDASTKAARFVRFCDAFNIPLITFVDVPGFLPGTDQEWRGIINHGAKLLYAFSEATVPRITIITRKAYGGAYDVMNSKHIGCDMNFAWPSAEIAVMGAKGAAEIIFKGEIAKAADKGAKWKEKEAEYREQFANPYEAAARGYVDEVIRPSQTRIKVMAALDMLRNKVDKLPRKKHGNIPL